In Nicotiana tabacum cultivar K326 chromosome 17, ASM71507v2, whole genome shotgun sequence, one DNA window encodes the following:
- the LOC107799989 gene encoding large ribosomal subunit protein uL11m-like gives MNKMPPITGAAKAVAKPHSYAASFCRMATLKEILTRRPLSATIRLTVDAGAAKPGPPVGPALGQYKLNSMAFCKDFNARTQKFKPGTPMAVTISAFKDGTFEFTVKSPSVTWYLKQAAGIELGSGRPGHVTASTLTLKHVYEIAKIKQSDPFCQYMPLESICKSIIGTANSMGIKVQKELD, from the coding sequence ATGAACAAAATGCCTCCAATCACCGGCGCAGCTAAAGCAGTAGCGAAACCCCACTCTTACGCCGCCTCATTTTGCAGAATGGCGACACTAAAAGAGATCTTAACGCGCCGCCCCCTATCAGCCACGATCCGTCTCACCGTCGATGCAGGTGCAGCTAAGCCCGGCCCACCAGTAGGACCGGCCCTGGGTCAATACAAGCTCAACTCCATGGCTTTCTGCAAGGACTTCAATGCTCGGACCCAGAAGTTCAAGCCCGGTACACCTATGGCCGTCACCATATCGGCGTTCAAGGACGGGACTTTCGAGTTCACCGTTAAGTCTCCGTCAGTTACTTGGTACCTAAAGCAGGCTGCTGGAATTGAGCTGGGAAGTGGCCGCCCTGGTCATGTAACGGCGTCAACTCTAACCCTAAAGCACGTTTATGAAATTGCTAAAATCAAACAGAGTGATCCGTTTTGCCAGTACATGCCTTTGGAGTCGATTTGTAAGTCTATTATTGGGACGGCGAATTCTATGGGGATTAAAGTTCAGAAAGAGCTGGATTAA